A region of Streptomyces sp. NBC_01750 DNA encodes the following proteins:
- a CDS encoding SMC family ATPase — translation MRLHSLTLQAFGPFAGTHTIDFDSLCTDGLFLLHGDTGAGKSTVFAAICYALYGKPPGDLDLLLRSHHAPEHLLTEVTLEVTLSGRRLEITRTPQQTRPKTRGTGTTTQSAQTTLREWKHDDVSGQGKWEASSKSHQEAGDAILTLLGMSRDQFCQVVLLPQNQFTQFLRAKAPERRELLGKLFRTGRFAYIDRWLLERSREAGKTLTAARSEVTSLIERIHQAAGDLDHEHPDPTSDDAHTLTGPVRSWATALAQAAAADLEGKTEQTAKTATDLSIQQDLELTVRTLHQQQSEHRSAQEQLELLQQKAPRQQELNDQLAQGRRAGKLAAVVHAANTAIAEHDRAARDEAGARSPLTSGHAAATADQLTAAERQLRAQAAVAEELLPEEATVQQLAADLEHLDAERVESATEQREARTWLEQAPARRTALTGRMDAARSAEGDSRHHATTLEDVRRRVKAAEQRDTHLAAVTEAEQHLATARTVTAEAATAHIDIRRQRTEGMAAELAASLEDEAPCPVCGSCTHPAPAAPHPGQPTRADEQAAEARHLKAQQDEQAVTTTLQQAREQAASAAGEAGDAPLADIQAQCRALEEELTQALKQAADFGPASEELAALEREQAEMTRKDTTAGEQLSARNADYDHAAARLKDLTTKLDAVREGAPTVAARVTELTHSADQLKTASEAAATTTRTVLERDERITHATTAAQAQGFDTLQAVEQALLDDDAMHTVEGEIKQWSHQCAAHTAVLERPELVQAAAQPPADLQAAVSLRERAAEQHTQAVAAAAGSRTRSDSLTHLTTELDTRIQRLEPLQDDYDTVHHLQELIHGTSLSNNDRMELEAYVLAARLEQVVAAANTRLTRMSDHRYTLSHSDHRASRGGRSGLGLKITDAWTGRDRDTDTLSGGESFFASLSLALGLADVVTHEAGGRALDTLFIDEGFGTLDEDTLHHVLDVLDSLRDHDRTVGLISHVPELRRRITHRLHVRKAASGSTLALITEAAE, via the coding sequence ATGCGCCTGCACAGCCTCACCCTGCAGGCCTTCGGCCCCTTCGCAGGAACCCACACCATCGACTTCGACTCCCTGTGCACCGACGGCCTCTTCCTCCTCCACGGCGACACCGGCGCTGGCAAGAGCACAGTCTTCGCCGCCATCTGCTACGCCCTGTACGGCAAACCCCCAGGCGACCTGGACCTGCTGCTGCGCAGTCACCACGCCCCGGAGCACCTGCTCACCGAAGTGACGCTCGAGGTCACACTCTCCGGCCGCCGCCTGGAGATCACCCGAACCCCGCAGCAGACCAGGCCCAAGACCCGGGGAACGGGAACCACCACCCAGAGCGCGCAAACCACGCTGCGCGAGTGGAAGCACGACGACGTCTCGGGACAAGGCAAGTGGGAGGCGTCCAGCAAATCCCACCAAGAGGCCGGCGACGCGATCCTCACGCTGCTGGGCATGAGCCGCGACCAGTTCTGCCAAGTCGTTCTCCTGCCGCAGAACCAGTTCACTCAATTCCTGCGCGCCAAGGCCCCCGAGCGCAGAGAACTCCTCGGAAAGCTCTTCCGCACCGGCCGCTTCGCCTACATCGACCGCTGGCTCCTCGAGCGCAGCCGGGAGGCGGGGAAGACCCTCACAGCAGCCCGCAGCGAAGTGACCAGCCTGATCGAGCGCATCCACCAAGCCGCAGGCGACCTCGACCACGAACACCCAGACCCCACCAGCGACGATGCGCACACCCTGACCGGGCCTGTCCGCAGCTGGGCCACCGCCCTGGCACAGGCTGCAGCAGCGGACCTGGAGGGAAAGACCGAGCAAACAGCGAAGACAGCCACCGACCTGAGCATCCAGCAGGATCTCGAACTCACCGTCCGCACACTCCACCAGCAGCAGAGCGAGCACCGCAGTGCCCAAGAGCAGCTCGAGCTGCTCCAGCAGAAGGCACCCCGACAGCAGGAACTGAACGACCAGCTCGCCCAGGGCCGCCGGGCGGGCAAACTTGCTGCTGTCGTCCACGCGGCGAACACAGCGATTGCCGAGCACGACCGCGCCGCCCGCGACGAAGCCGGCGCCCGCAGCCCTCTGACCTCCGGCCACGCCGCGGCCACGGCCGATCAACTCACTGCTGCCGAACGGCAACTGCGCGCCCAGGCCGCCGTCGCCGAGGAACTCCTTCCCGAGGAAGCAACTGTTCAGCAGCTCGCTGCCGACCTCGAACATCTCGACGCCGAGCGTGTGGAATCCGCCACCGAGCAGCGCGAGGCCCGCACATGGCTCGAGCAGGCGCCCGCCCGCCGCACAGCCCTCACCGGCCGCATGGACGCCGCCCGCAGCGCCGAGGGCGACAGCCGCCACCACGCAACCACCCTCGAAGACGTACGCCGGCGCGTGAAAGCAGCCGAACAGCGCGACACCCATCTCGCCGCCGTGACCGAGGCCGAGCAGCACCTGGCCACCGCCCGCACCGTCACCGCTGAGGCCGCCACGGCTCACATCGACATCCGGCGCCAGCGTACCGAAGGCATGGCGGCCGAGCTCGCCGCGAGCCTCGAAGACGAGGCCCCCTGCCCGGTCTGCGGATCCTGCACGCACCCCGCACCGGCTGCCCCGCACCCGGGCCAGCCGACCCGCGCCGATGAACAGGCTGCCGAAGCCCGACACCTCAAGGCCCAGCAGGACGAGCAGGCCGTCACCACCACGCTGCAGCAGGCCCGGGAACAAGCAGCATCAGCAGCCGGAGAGGCCGGCGACGCCCCCCTGGCAGACATCCAAGCCCAGTGCCGCGCCCTTGAGGAGGAACTGACACAGGCCCTCAAGCAAGCGGCCGACTTCGGCCCAGCGTCCGAAGAACTCGCAGCCCTGGAACGCGAACAGGCCGAGATGACCCGCAAGGACACCACAGCCGGCGAACAGCTCTCAGCGCGCAACGCTGACTACGACCACGCCGCTGCACGGCTGAAGGACCTCACCACCAAGCTCGACGCCGTACGCGAAGGCGCTCCCACGGTAGCCGCGCGCGTCACCGAGCTCACCCACAGCGCTGACCAGCTCAAGACCGCAAGCGAAGCCGCCGCCACCACCACCCGCACCGTCCTGGAACGGGACGAACGCATCACTCACGCCACCACCGCTGCTCAAGCCCAGGGCTTCGACACCCTCCAGGCTGTCGAGCAGGCACTGCTCGACGACGATGCGATGCACACCGTCGAAGGAGAGATCAAGCAGTGGAGCCACCAGTGCGCTGCTCACACCGCCGTCCTGGAAAGGCCCGAGCTCGTACAGGCCGCAGCCCAGCCCCCCGCTGACCTTCAGGCCGCTGTCAGCCTGCGCGAAAGGGCCGCCGAGCAGCACACCCAGGCCGTCGCCGCCGCGGCAGGCTCCCGCACCCGCAGTGACAGCCTCACCCACCTCACCACGGAACTCGACACCCGCATCCAGCGCCTGGAACCCCTCCAGGACGACTACGACACCGTGCACCACCTCCAAGAACTCATCCACGGCACCTCACTCAGCAACAACGACCGCATGGAACTCGAGGCATACGTTCTGGCCGCACGACTCGAACAAGTCGTCGCCGCTGCCAACACCCGCCTGACCCGTATGTCCGACCACCGCTACACCCTCTCCCACAGTGACCACCGGGCATCCCGCGGCGGACGCTCCGGCCTCGGCCTCAAGATCACCGACGCCTGGACCGGCCGCGACCGCGACACAGACACCCTCTCCGGCGGCGAGTCCTTCTTCGCCTCCCTCTCCCTCGCACTCGGCCTCGCCGACGTCGTCACCCACGAGGCAGGGGGACGCGCCCTGGACACCCTCTTCATCGACGAAGGCTTCGGCACCCTCGACGAAGACACCCTCCATCACGTCCTCGACGTCCTGGACTCCCTGCGCGACCACGACCGCACCGTCGGACTGATCAGCCACGTCCCCGAACTGCGCCGCCGCATCACCCACCGCCTCCACGTCCGCAAGGCCGCCAGCGGCTCTACCCTGGCCCTCATTACCGAAGCAGCCGAATAG
- a CDS encoding exonuclease SbcCD subunit D → MRFLHTSDWHLGRRFHEADLTDAQRTFLTHVHDTAREQQVDAILVAGDIYDRAIPSLDAVRLFNDALNQLADLRLPIIMISGNHDSAHRLGVGSRLLARAGVHLRTDPATACTTPVLLDDEHGTVAIYGIPYLEPSLTRDELEADKTHQAVLTAALDRIRADLATYPTGTRSVALAHAFVADAKPCTSERDITVGGLDYVSTSAFDGLDYVALGHLHGAQTISDRIHYSGSPLAYSFSESDHTKTLTVVDLHGDSTVTLTPVPTPVPRPLACLKGTFQDLLTNPAHEHLTESWLQVTLTDPALPYEPMAKLRRRFPHTMQLLHKRPDTAQPGDRPTYTQRLEGRTDFEVACDFVKKVRGTDPTPAEHDLLRQAVEASRIHAAQEVTV, encoded by the coding sequence ATGAGGTTCCTGCACACTTCGGACTGGCACCTGGGCCGCCGGTTCCACGAAGCAGACTTGACCGACGCCCAGCGCACCTTCCTCACTCACGTGCACGACACCGCACGCGAGCAGCAGGTCGACGCGATCCTGGTAGCAGGAGACATCTACGACCGCGCGATCCCCAGCCTGGACGCCGTACGGCTGTTCAACGACGCCCTGAACCAGCTGGCCGATCTCCGCCTGCCGATCATCATGATCAGCGGCAACCACGACTCCGCCCACCGGCTCGGAGTCGGCTCACGGCTCCTCGCCCGCGCCGGTGTCCACCTGCGCACCGACCCGGCCACCGCCTGCACCACTCCCGTTCTGCTGGACGACGAGCACGGCACCGTCGCCATCTACGGCATTCCCTACCTGGAGCCCTCGCTGACCCGCGACGAACTCGAGGCCGACAAGACCCACCAGGCAGTGCTCACAGCGGCACTGGACCGCATCCGAGCCGACCTCGCCACCTACCCGACCGGGACGCGCTCAGTCGCCTTGGCACACGCCTTCGTAGCCGACGCCAAGCCCTGCACCAGCGAGCGCGACATCACCGTCGGCGGCCTCGACTACGTCTCCACGAGCGCCTTCGACGGACTCGACTACGTCGCACTCGGCCACCTCCACGGAGCCCAGACCATCAGCGACCGCATCCACTACAGCGGATCACCCCTCGCGTACTCCTTCTCCGAGTCCGACCACACCAAGACCCTCACCGTGGTCGACCTGCACGGCGACTCCACCGTCACCCTCACCCCCGTGCCCACCCCCGTGCCACGCCCCCTCGCCTGCCTGAAGGGCACCTTCCAAGACCTGCTCACCAACCCCGCCCACGAGCACCTGACCGAATCCTGGCTGCAGGTCACCCTCACGGACCCCGCCCTTCCCTACGAGCCCATGGCCAAGCTGCGGCGCCGTTTCCCGCACACCATGCAGCTCCTGCACAAACGCCCGGACACAGCCCAACCGGGGGACAGGCCCACCTACACCCAACGCCTCGAGGGACGCACCGACTTCGAGGTTGCCTGCGACTTCGTCAAAAAGGTCCGTGGCACCGACCCCACCCCCGCCGAGCACGACCTGCTGCGCCAGGCCGTCGAGGCATCCCGCATCCACGCCGCGCAAGAGGTGACTGTCTAA
- a CDS encoding class I SAM-dependent methyltransferase has protein sequence MEGTHTVAHQGNFGTHPGGQERRRQSGRGDGPIARDGSPVALYTRLAPQGEAEIVSSAVLVPSRILELGCGAGRVTRALASLGHEVVAVDESRDMLDGFPALNVLSPVEKIHSSIEGLRLAASSFDGVVLASQLINTINVVARKSMLDTCRHHVRPGGSIVIQRHDPSFLRDPIDRRAGKNRFIVRDIEQCPDNVVGGVLEYHVDGHIWTQQIWVQKLSDDDLAECLRDSSLRLEEFLTSDRTWLRATPI, from the coding sequence ATGGAAGGCACCCACACCGTGGCTCATCAGGGCAATTTCGGCACGCACCCGGGCGGTCAGGAGCGAAGGCGTCAATCCGGTCGGGGGGACGGGCCCATCGCGCGGGACGGAAGTCCTGTCGCGTTGTACACCCGTCTTGCCCCCCAGGGGGAAGCAGAGATCGTCAGCTCCGCAGTGCTCGTACCTTCCCGCATCCTGGAGCTCGGCTGCGGAGCCGGACGCGTCACTCGCGCCCTGGCCAGCCTTGGCCACGAGGTCGTCGCGGTCGACGAGTCCCGTGACATGCTCGACGGGTTCCCGGCGCTCAACGTTCTTTCCCCCGTCGAGAAGATCCATTCTTCGATCGAGGGCCTGCGATTGGCGGCTTCCTCGTTTGATGGAGTCGTGCTTGCCTCGCAGCTCATCAATACCATCAACGTCGTGGCGCGTAAAAGTATGCTGGATACCTGCCGCCATCATGTACGCCCGGGTGGTTCGATCGTTATACAGAGGCACGACCCGTCCTTCCTGAGAGACCCGATCGACCGCAGAGCCGGTAAGAACCGTTTTATCGTGCGGGACATTGAGCAGTGCCCTGACAACGTGGTGGGAGGCGTTCTCGAATACCACGTCGACGGCCATATATGGACCCAGCAGATATGGGTGCAGAAGCTCAGCGATGACGACCTGGCTGAATGTCTGCGCGATTCCTCGCTTCGCCTTGAGGAGTTCCTAACGAGCGACAGGACCTGGCTGCGGGCGACGCCCATCTAG
- a CDS encoding aspartyl/asparaginyl beta-hydroxylase domain-containing protein has product MDTRPWPPSPILAKLPGSARLARTYDAASLRAELEDLAEAPWAAIEVHAPDGTTRESDSIGWQSLRLRHMAAAPRPSAGDFPYLRDYAGSTLLENMPYLARLLGDFPAPLRGARLMATRPDTHGPTHSDEKCGLPWGTVRLHVPISTTPQATLTVDGEAHCWNAGDLWYGDFSRPHAVANTDEAVTRVHLVVDADVTKELMALFPEEFRTPSVLDNTLYVRPEVPLGPVDVRSFRCEFDMPALFTSFLETDAGIFRRQGLVPAAVDCPDGTPVLFIEGIPRADLIHLGEGEFRLGGWTMERTILIRPNGTGGAEITFRIRNGDECHTLSLHGDRLS; this is encoded by the coding sequence GTGGACACAAGGCCCTGGCCGCCCTCTCCGATTCTCGCCAAGCTCCCTGGTAGCGCACGCCTTGCCCGCACCTACGATGCCGCATCGCTCCGCGCTGAGCTTGAGGACTTGGCAGAAGCTCCCTGGGCGGCAATCGAAGTGCATGCGCCAGACGGAACAACACGTGAGAGTGACTCCATCGGCTGGCAGAGCCTCAGGTTGCGACACATGGCCGCCGCCCCTCGCCCCAGCGCTGGCGACTTCCCGTATCTGAGAGATTACGCGGGATCGACATTGCTTGAGAATATGCCTTATCTCGCCCGGCTCCTGGGAGACTTCCCCGCTCCTCTCCGCGGAGCGAGGCTGATGGCCACTCGGCCCGACACGCATGGTCCTACCCACAGTGACGAAAAGTGTGGTCTCCCGTGGGGCACCGTCCGCCTGCACGTACCCATCTCGACCACCCCGCAAGCGACGCTGACCGTTGACGGCGAGGCACATTGCTGGAACGCAGGAGACCTCTGGTACGGGGACTTCTCTCGCCCGCACGCCGTGGCGAACACCGATGAGGCTGTGACGCGGGTTCACCTCGTCGTCGACGCGGATGTCACCAAGGAGCTGATGGCACTCTTTCCGGAGGAGTTCAGGACGCCAAGCGTGCTCGACAACACGCTCTACGTCCGTCCGGAGGTGCCGCTGGGCCCGGTTGACGTCCGGTCGTTCAGATGCGAGTTCGACATGCCCGCATTGTTCACGTCCTTCCTGGAGACGGATGCCGGCATTTTCCGGCGGCAAGGGCTGGTGCCAGCTGCAGTGGACTGCCCGGATGGGACCCCTGTGCTGTTCATCGAGGGGATCCCCCGCGCCGATCTAATACATCTAGGCGAAGGCGAATTCCGGCTCGGCGGGTGGACCATGGAGCGGACCATCCTGATTCGTCCAAACGGGACGGGCGGGGCCGAAATCACATTCCGCATACGGAACGGCGATGAGTGTCACACGCTATCTCTTCATGGAGATCGGCTGTCGTAA
- a CDS encoding aspartyl/asparaginyl beta-hydroxylase domain-containing protein: protein MSQIDNWPQAPILTKLPAVARLRQEYDADRLRKDLAQLNGLTWNQPRIVSGEGVGKYVTDLDWRSIALRSLRGEATRSDAGGPGLAEFADTRWLADTPYFKEVLAGIPAPLRAVRLMLLGPGAESPLHHDTKYGLPWGALRLHVPVLTTPGAVLEIDDTTQRWQPGQLWYADFTRMHVVRNTDREPRVHMVIDCQPTEELLELFPREFHTADVRRNILFASEQPTLSIEELAALRCTFRLPRSFKSFEEEDGVFTVAQECEIATIDLFEDSLGLHIDGQAAFKLVHVGDREFRLAGWSRERTIQLIPSEKNGGDKVILRSRCGNVVRSLEIPSSRPL from the coding sequence ATGAGCCAGATCGACAACTGGCCCCAGGCGCCGATTCTCACGAAACTCCCTGCCGTCGCCCGACTCCGGCAGGAGTACGACGCCGACCGCCTGCGTAAGGACCTCGCGCAGCTCAACGGACTGACGTGGAACCAGCCTCGCATCGTCTCGGGCGAGGGGGTCGGCAAGTACGTCACCGATTTGGACTGGCGTTCCATAGCGCTGCGCAGCCTGCGTGGTGAGGCCACCAGGAGCGACGCCGGCGGGCCCGGGCTGGCGGAATTCGCCGACACCCGGTGGCTAGCCGACACGCCCTACTTCAAGGAGGTCTTGGCCGGCATCCCAGCACCGTTGCGCGCCGTACGCCTCATGTTGTTGGGCCCAGGAGCCGAGAGTCCGCTCCATCACGATACGAAGTATGGCTTGCCGTGGGGCGCCCTGCGCCTTCACGTGCCGGTTCTGACAACGCCGGGTGCGGTGCTGGAGATCGATGACACGACACAGCGCTGGCAGCCGGGCCAACTGTGGTACGCCGACTTCACTCGGATGCACGTCGTGCGGAACACCGACCGCGAGCCGCGCGTGCACATGGTGATCGACTGCCAGCCGACGGAAGAGCTGCTGGAACTGTTTCCAAGAGAGTTCCACACCGCCGATGTGCGAAGGAACATCCTTTTTGCCTCGGAACAGCCGACTTTGTCGATAGAGGAACTCGCTGCGCTGCGCTGCACATTTCGGCTTCCTCGGTCCTTCAAGTCGTTTGAAGAGGAGGACGGGGTGTTCACCGTGGCTCAGGAATGTGAGATCGCGACGATCGACCTCTTCGAGGACTCTCTGGGCCTCCACATTGACGGCCAAGCCGCCTTCAAGCTCGTTCATGTGGGAGACCGGGAGTTCCGTCTCGCCGGCTGGAGTCGCGAGCGGACGATCCAGCTGATCCCCAGTGAAAAGAACGGCGGTGACAAGGTGATCCTCCGCAGCCGCTGCGGCAATGTGGTGCGGTCTCTGGAGATTCCTTCCTCTCGTCCGCTGTAG
- a CDS encoding cytochrome P450, protein MQTLDPLSTEVLENPYPAYEMLRREDPIHWHEKLNAWMVTRYADCSQILQDHETFVSDFRVTGEETPDEFLSLQTLDLPDHAAVRKAILPALRKVDLKGWLRETKAHAEKLLSVVDVSDFDFITEFAEPLAAHSMCVLFGIPLLEDETAFRSAQRDLVLSMDSGLEPSRREAGMQARRHLSGLVEPWIEHAPPAGLLSDVDYSAVSGEQLNFLVNSLRAIFVAGYSSTSSAFGNAIRALAEQGIFDAGTVPEIDQTAFHELVRFDGAVQAESRAVSRESQVGGKRLRAGEVVVVMVGSANRDGTIFSDPDKLAFDRSQNPHLGFGKGIHSCLGTRLALLLGVEILGDFVRRYSIQLREVPVQRPTATLRGLDRLQLSIVNR, encoded by the coding sequence ATGCAAACCTTAGATCCATTGTCCACCGAGGTACTTGAGAATCCCTACCCGGCGTATGAGATGCTGCGACGTGAGGATCCCATCCATTGGCACGAGAAGCTCAATGCCTGGATGGTCACCCGGTATGCTGACTGCTCGCAGATCCTGCAGGACCATGAGACATTCGTGTCAGACTTCCGGGTGACAGGGGAGGAGACTCCCGACGAATTTCTCAGTCTGCAGACTCTTGACCTTCCCGATCATGCCGCCGTTCGCAAGGCCATCCTTCCTGCGCTTCGCAAAGTCGACCTGAAAGGCTGGCTTCGCGAGACGAAGGCGCACGCCGAGAAGTTGTTGAGTGTCGTAGACGTCAGTGACTTCGACTTCATAACGGAGTTCGCGGAGCCTCTGGCGGCCCATAGTATGTGTGTCCTGTTCGGGATTCCGCTGCTGGAAGACGAGACGGCCTTTCGTTCGGCGCAGCGCGATCTCGTGCTCAGCATGGACTCGGGGCTGGAACCTTCCCGCCGTGAGGCTGGGATGCAGGCCAGACGTCACCTCAGTGGCCTGGTCGAGCCGTGGATCGAGCACGCACCTCCGGCCGGCCTCCTGAGCGACGTGGATTACTCTGCGGTTTCCGGTGAGCAGCTCAACTTTCTCGTGAACTCTCTGCGGGCAATTTTTGTAGCTGGATACTCTTCCACGAGTAGCGCATTCGGGAACGCTATTCGCGCTCTGGCAGAGCAAGGAATTTTCGATGCTGGTACGGTGCCTGAGATCGATCAAACGGCCTTCCATGAGCTGGTGAGATTCGATGGAGCTGTTCAAGCTGAGAGCAGGGCTGTGAGCCGGGAATCACAGGTCGGCGGAAAGCGCCTGCGGGCCGGTGAAGTGGTCGTGGTAATGGTTGGGTCTGCCAATCGGGACGGAACGATATTCTCCGACCCCGATAAGTTGGCATTTGACCGCTCGCAGAACCCCCATCTCGGCTTCGGTAAGGGTATTCATTCCTGCTTGGGAACCAGGCTTGCCTTGCTGCTGGGCGTCGAAATACTCGGCGACTTCGTACGCCGCTACAGCATTCAACTCAGGGAAGTACCGGTCCAGCGTCCCACCGCAACTCTGCGTGGTCTCGACCGACTGCAACTTTCCATCGTTAACCGGTAG
- a CDS encoding MFS transporter yields the protein MASSDTATASATYREVFDNPVFRLLFGANLAAVLGTTLRMVALSLLVYDVTGSAFLTALTYGIAFAPQAIGGVLLGALPDRICPRALIAAGHGLECAVGAVVALAPLPIGAGLLLVAVLGALTPAFRGATSKVIAQSLHGDAYVLGRSLVGLTMSGGQLVALAAGGLLVAWLGVPGALLTGALCHLAAAIVVRIGLPNLPVEGRAAGTVVRQSWSGTRQLMKERAMRSLFLAQWLPPAFIAGVESLILPYARVRGFSVTAASLLLACLPVGMIVGDLLMGRLVRPATRVRLVMPLMTLVGIAFVPLLFEPPTLVCAALLAVSGVGNAYMLGVQGRFRDVAPTALLGQAFALLGTGLMALQGVGPMVLGALAEWTGYGAAVGAAGVATVATAAALWPGWSRSTAPLMNGAAQTPDK from the coding sequence ATGGCATCGAGCGACACCGCAACGGCATCAGCGACGTACCGGGAAGTCTTCGACAATCCCGTATTCCGCCTTCTCTTCGGTGCCAACCTGGCTGCGGTCCTCGGCACGACGCTTCGCATGGTTGCGCTGTCGCTGCTGGTGTACGACGTGACGGGTTCCGCTTTTCTCACCGCACTCACCTACGGAATCGCCTTCGCACCGCAGGCGATCGGCGGTGTTCTGCTGGGAGCGTTGCCCGACCGGATATGCCCACGAGCCCTGATCGCGGCCGGTCACGGGCTCGAATGCGCGGTCGGCGCAGTGGTGGCGCTGGCCCCCCTGCCGATCGGCGCCGGCTTGCTTCTCGTGGCGGTGCTCGGCGCGCTCACCCCCGCGTTCCGGGGGGCCACGAGCAAGGTCATCGCCCAGTCGCTCCACGGTGACGCGTACGTCCTGGGCCGCTCGCTGGTCGGCCTGACCATGTCCGGCGGCCAACTGGTCGCACTCGCGGCCGGAGGGCTGCTCGTCGCGTGGCTCGGCGTACCGGGCGCGCTGCTGACCGGGGCGCTCTGCCATCTAGCTGCGGCGATCGTTGTCCGCATCGGTCTGCCGAATCTTCCCGTCGAGGGCAGGGCGGCCGGCACGGTCGTCCGGCAAAGCTGGTCCGGTACAAGACAATTGATGAAGGAGCGCGCCATGCGCTCTTTGTTCTTGGCGCAGTGGCTACCGCCGGCGTTCATCGCGGGGGTGGAGAGCCTGATCCTTCCGTACGCCCGCGTCCGCGGTTTCTCCGTCACCGCGGCGAGTCTGCTCCTGGCCTGCCTGCCGGTGGGCATGATCGTTGGAGACCTCCTGATGGGCCGTCTGGTCCGGCCTGCGACCCGCGTCCGACTGGTCATGCCGCTCATGACTCTCGTCGGAATCGCCTTTGTGCCCTTGCTGTTCGAGCCGCCGACGCTGGTCTGCGCTGCGCTCCTGGCAGTGTCCGGCGTGGGCAACGCTTACATGCTGGGCGTGCAAGGACGGTTCCGCGACGTCGCGCCGACCGCACTGCTGGGACAGGCTTTCGCGCTGTTGGGCACGGGTCTGATGGCCTTGCAGGGGGTTGGCCCGATGGTCCTCGGAGCGCTTGCGGAGTGGACGGGTTATGGCGCTGCCGTCGGTGCAGCCGGCGTGGCCACCGTCGCCACAGCCGCTGCGCTCTGGCCGGGATGGAGCCGGTCGACCGCCCCTCTAATGAACGGCGCCGCACAGACGCCAGACAAGTAA
- a CDS encoding ArsR/SmtB family transcription factor, translating into MSGGSRSALSARWVNRLEPAYRCLLRETDLHAVLALESAHSGVGFINQPPAGMAQTWPDDLAAIQATPPRQARQEIDQWLAGHPVRDQRSLRVLRGTDPVDRIAHALDQAWHALLAPLWHQLRAICDYDVVHRAGRLSQFGWAAALDGLHDGVRWHDGAIELKGDPTRDPVSLDGDGLLLVPSVFVWPGLVVHVDQPWPKALIYPARGVAAIWETSFDADPEALHALIGAARARLLTALEQPATTTQLVAMLGMTLGAAGRHLAVLREAGMVNRARMGRSVLYRRTPLGDALAAVAVSKTPTARTARASRDTSAASHA; encoded by the coding sequence TTGAGCGGAGGCTCGCGTTCAGCTCTGTCGGCGAGATGGGTCAACCGGCTGGAGCCGGCATACCGCTGCCTGCTGCGCGAAACGGACCTGCATGCCGTACTTGCCCTGGAGTCAGCCCACAGCGGTGTCGGTTTCATCAACCAGCCTCCGGCCGGCATGGCCCAGACCTGGCCCGACGACCTCGCCGCGATCCAGGCCACGCCCCCGCGCCAGGCACGACAGGAAATCGACCAGTGGCTGGCTGGGCATCCCGTACGTGATCAGCGCTCGCTGCGCGTCCTGCGCGGCACCGACCCTGTGGACCGCATCGCCCACGCTCTCGACCAGGCCTGGCACGCGCTGCTCGCCCCGCTCTGGCACCAGCTCCGGGCCATTTGTGACTACGACGTCGTGCACCGCGCCGGGCGACTGTCGCAATTCGGATGGGCGGCCGCGCTGGACGGCCTGCACGATGGAGTGCGTTGGCACGACGGCGCCATTGAACTGAAGGGCGACCCGACCCGGGATCCAGTGTCGCTCGACGGGGACGGCTTGCTCCTGGTGCCGTCCGTGTTCGTCTGGCCCGGCCTCGTCGTGCACGTCGACCAACCGTGGCCGAAGGCATTGATATACCCAGCCCGCGGTGTGGCCGCCATATGGGAAACGTCGTTCGATGCCGACCCTGAAGCCCTGCACGCGCTGATCGGCGCAGCGCGAGCACGGCTGTTGACGGCTCTTGAGCAACCGGCCACCACAACCCAACTCGTCGCGATGCTGGGGATGACGCTCGGCGCGGCGGGCAGACACCTAGCCGTACTTCGCGAGGCCGGGATGGTCAACCGCGCCCGCATGGGGCGATCGGTGCTCTACCGCCGCACACCGCTGGGCGACGCGCTGGCCGCCGTCGCGGTCAGCAAGACGCCCACTGCACGCACCGCCAGAGCCTCACGGGATACCAGCGCCGCATCACACGCGTGA
- a CDS encoding thioesterase domain-containing protein — translation MFILLGDCSGAFVAYEVARRLEQEGLALCGLAVLRQVAPSAWGTSSPMAHLPSDHFLKALLKAGIVSSEVAADNNKFSFFEPVLRADLRFGGV, via the coding sequence TTGTTCATTCTGCTGGGGGACTGTTCCGGAGCATTCGTCGCCTACGAGGTGGCGCGGAGACTGGAGCAGGAGGGACTCGCATTATGCGGGCTCGCCGTTCTCAGGCAGGTGGCCCCCAGTGCATGGGGCACGTCGTCGCCCATGGCCCATTTGCCGAGCGATCATTTCCTGAAGGCGCTGCTCAAGGCCGGGATCGTCTCCTCCGAAGTCGCAGCCGACAACAACAAGTTCTCGTTCTTCGAGCCCGTGCTACGGGCCGACCTGAGGTTTGGCGGGGTCTGA